GGTTTTCCTTTTTACAGTTGAGTTGGGTAAAGAGAGCAGCCTGGCTGCAAGACGCCATGGCAGGACCCGGGCGGCCAACCGCAGGTCCGGGACGACCCCGTGGCAGATTGCCGGCCAATTGGACCCAGAGGATATCCATACAGCAGGCCCAGGCCTCACCTGTCAAGATCCCCAAAAAAAGAGGGCCCAAGCCTGGCAGCAAGGTAACAGTCATACACCATAACAAAGCTCTACTTGGCAAGACAAGCAGATTGCTTTTGTTCAATAACAACATAGCgacaagtgatttttttttttatttaggctGCCTACCAGCCCACATTTCCAATTAATCATCAATTTCTTCCATGATGTTCCATGGCCTTTGGCTtaattttgttgttgctgttctcCCTGTGACACATAAAGAATGATACAAATGCTACaatgtttttgggtttttttttgtccagagaAAACCTCGCCTGGTACCTAATGCAGTTCCCACGTCTCCCACCAGCAGCACCCCTGAGCCTGACACTAGCACTGTACCCCTCGACAACGCCACCATCCCCAACTCTGCACTACAGGCCCCCACAGGTACCATGAATAATATGACCAGCATGGCGTGTGAGTGAATACCATGTCCGTTAATTAAATGCAGAAATCTGTTCACTTATTGATGTGCTACCTCAATGGACAATTTTGTCCCGTAATTAAGAAATGGATGTAacctggctaacttttctaatgagaggtgaggttgcctacagccacaaacTCACCACCCTGTGGTTTTGCCCCCTTTAGTTTGTGTTTACTTAAACAAATACGGCAAAGTGGGACCCCATCTGGACCAGTGGCGCATTCAGAAGCTGCCGGACCACTTCGGTCCAGGTCGTGCATCCTCTGTGCTTCAGCAATGCGTCCAGGCTTGCGTGGACTCCGCCCACGACCAGGCCACAGTTTTCTCCTGCCTCAAGCCCGGCCAGGGGGGTGAGGTCATTTCAGGTAACGTGCTTTCTGAATGGAACAATGAAATGTACTTGGGAATGTTTCCTGTTGAAATGAAATTGTGCACGGCGTCCAGCCTTCTTCAACCAGCAGCAGCACACGCTGACGCTGCCCACGGTCAGCAGCGTCACCTACGTCCTCCGCTTCCTGGAGAAGCTCTGCCACAACCTCCATTGTGACGCCCTGTTTGGCAGTCAGCCTGTGGCCAAGGGAAGCTTGCACTATGACGGACGCACCTATGCTGCAGGCAAGTCACTTTGTTCTTTCAATATAAAGGAACCATATTGCAGTTATTATCAATTAGAAATGTAACAAGGGGAAAGGTTGGCTATAACGTTTACTCTGTCTGCTATTAGACAGGAGAAGTTTGGCAGATAACCTGACGACTGGTCCTGGGCGAGGCACCAAGAGGTTCCTGCAGAACTCGTACAACAGCCCACTACCATCAAAACTGGCCAAGAGCTCCCGTCCTTCAACTGATGGTAATTACCTTTTTTATAACAAATAATACAGCCATCCATCTAAacccccgatgtcacttcctgtctatgcaacaggaacacatttacatacataacACCTGAGTATGAccttatttggtaatggttttatttcatttgaacatgcatcagattgcaattgaatgcatcacataatcagttcacagttccacatgtccaaaaaggagtaggaagaagctaagcttattaaatcctacccctccatctggtacttttacaatcagtaactgttatatttgttcacttcctgctttcctaatatagttttttattttttttaatatatatttatttatttttgtcacgtaccaaagtacgaggtgatatgaccatccaatgacataatgtgtaccatagtaagtgtcaatatagtgatatgtatagcacatcatgactggttcaagactcttcaagtcttaaattgcttattttctctcaATATGTTtcctatattaggtaatacgagtttaaaagtgaatattggggtgttatttaatgtctagagttctctaatatgttaaaaaccatatttaaaagGTCGTTATCAGGgtttcaaacccagatcttccagatcgcctgactgtgtggccaacaccctaaccacttgtccaccgtgtggcctataagaaatcctactttgcataaattcacttatcatggttgggttAGGAACCAGTTAACTGTGATAAAGGAGGCATTACTGTACTCTGTAACTTGTCCAgtgtaatagatgccatatatcacatacaattaaggagtgggacaggCGGACACAAATGTGCTACGTGAGTTACAGTGTTAAaattacagtcacattttaacagcaacatcttGCTACGTTAGCCTATTGACTGAAGAAAAGAATGATCAAACCTGTGTATCAAATGTCTGTAGCTGAGTGACGGGTTCTTTTGAAGAGGTTATtctttcatgacatcatgaaaagcCATCACGTCAAAAGTGACTGTTGAAGCACGTCTTCTCTGTAAGAAGTAAAGGAGATGATAGATTATTCATCCATTAGTAGGATCTAGGTACACATTACtatagaacatcattaaaaaagtcacttttgtatAAAATGGGGAACTTATAAAGGAGAAGTATTGATTTATAGATGCCCTATACTCACAGCAGTTGAGTGAGCTATTTTTCACGTGAGAGACTTGCATGGATAGTCGGCAGTAACGAATGTAAATGATCTTTGTGTTTCTTTGCATTAGTTTAtttcatgggctgcacggcgatcgcgtggttagcgcgcagatctcacagctaggagacccgggctcaattccaccctcgaccatctctgtgtggagtttgcatgttctcccccgtgcatgtgtgggtttactccggtttcctcccacattccaaaaacatgctaggttaattggcgactccaatttgtccataggtatgaatgtgagtgtgaatggttgtttatctatatgtgccctgtgattggctgaagacatgtccagggtgtaccccgcctctcgcccaaagacagctgggataggctccagcgtccccgcgaagtggtagaaaatgaatgagtttattTCATCAGTGGGTTTTCCTGTATCGGTCAGGGGAGTTTGTGGAGAGCAGCATGGTGGCAGCAGAGCACTTAAAGAGCCCCGTGGGGCAAAAGTCGGGGGTGCGCCACGCCAACTcatcaggtacacacacacacacatacctgaACAACGTGCAAAGGGATGATTTTGGTGTTCTGTCAGAGTCGGGCAGTTTTCGGGAGAGCCCCAGGCCCAGCGGTCAGGACCCCAACCTTTGGAGCGTTGAGGAAGTCATGCAGTACATTCGGGACATCGACCCTGTGCTGGCGCCGCACGCCGACCTATTCAGGAAACACGTATGcatactttaataataatcatgtaaTGATTGCAATGGTCCATGTAGTCATAATTGTATTTTTGggtgggacaggaagtgtaaatGCCTTGTGACATAGTCATGCAggctttgttttgcatttttgtttaaaGCGTACTGTAACACCCGTAATGTTTACACATACGTTCCGTTTGGCAAAATTCAACAACGCGATCCATCCTGTGCCGCAGGAGATCGACGGCAAAGCGCTGCTGTTGCTGCGCAGCGACGTGATGATGAAGTACATGGGCTTGAAGCTGGGCCCCGCCCTCAAGCTCACCTTTCACATCGACAAGCTCAAACGAGCGTGATGGGTCAGAACCAGACCCAATGAGCAGTATTGACTCATGTAAACGCCTACGCCACATCGACACACAGCCGCCGCCATCTTCTCCGGAATCACATCCACCTCATATAATGAGGACGCTTTTATTCAGTAGCACAGTCTAGCCTAAGGCAgcatgcattgtttttttttttatatataatatttctactggcctgttttttattgttacattttatCTCACTGTTTTCTACTtgaaattcacttttttttaaaaaaaaaaacctaaatgaTAAAATCACTACATTCATCCCAATGAATGGGAACGCTTCAATATATGAATGTCTCTTTTTGAGGCACACACAACTACAATATGAATTATGGTGagaataatcacatttttatgactaaatagtcattaaaaataCTCATTTTTTAAGAATACCACCATGAGAAACTTTTTCTGGATATGGATGTGTTTTACAATGTCTTCACTTAtgttatttctacttttttaaaTCGTTTTGataccatgtttttttgttttttttttacagttcgTACCTAAAGATAACTATCATGTGTAACACTGttcaataaatacagtatacaatGGTGGAACTTTTAATTGATGGTTTTATGTACATTAGATATATTaaataatgttatataatgttataatatatatgtgaTATGGTTTTGCAATTGTGGTTGTAATAGCAAATgagtgaaaatatatattttttaaatccaatatttaaaaagtaaaattttaacATTGGTGCACACAAAGTgatgggttaaaaaaataatataataatataataataatataaaataataataatttggtcaaattatgactttaactGAAGTGCGTTTCTGActcaccagcagggggcagcatagCATCATTGAATCCAATCCTTCCTGTCTCCTTGGTGTTTCTCCTTGGGTGATATGTTGTGCCATGGGTGTCCACATCTCCATCTGTTCCACTCAGCGTGTTGATCACTGGGTTATTTTTACACCAGTGGCCACATTTATTGGCATGCTTCATTAATACCAATTTTGCATCCGGAATTCTATTAATTTTGAAGGTCAagttgtgctattttttttcccctaaaggCTGTTTTGTGATATTTCCATTATTTGTCACCACATGTGTGGGCTAGTAgcccttctgtgtgtgtgtgtgtgtgtgtgtatgagacgTCGACCACAATGTATCCTCCGAGAGCACAAACAGGAAAACAGTGACCCGGCCCACTGAGTAGCTGACGTGCATGAGAACACATACATAAGTCTATGTCCATGTGTATGCTGTGTAATAGTAGCCAATGTGTTTTTGTGCGTGTTGAGAGCTATTTATAGGCACCTCTTTTATTGGCAAGGTGCTTCTCACTCAAGTGTTTCGCAGAATACGCATGGTGGGATTATTGTAATGATGATACAACACGTTTATGtatacacaaacatgcatgaCTCATACACGGCATATAtaccatatatggagaagtacagttatactgtataaatacacaGTCAAGGGATTGATTAAGAAGTGAGGAAAATGGTGATGCTAGccatagaagaaaaaaaattacatttagttAAGAATAAgttaatgtgttttgtgtcataGGTTCTTAACCGTctttaaagtggaaaaagaagtgaTGCTGGCTTTGAAGTCAAGTGAAGTATTCGAACATGGTCGAGTTTTGAGG
This genomic window from Doryrhamphus excisus isolate RoL2022-K1 chromosome 17, RoL_Dexc_1.0, whole genome shotgun sequence contains:
- the LOC131105698 gene encoding polycomb protein SCMH1 isoform X1, which translates into the protein MRKPIPQKAIEWKDARRIKHARSGRPVRGPSLYQGHFSWEKYLKETGASAAPSSCFRQSLTPPLNEFKAGMKLEAQDPRNTTSTCIATVVGLTGSRLRLRLDGSDNKNDFWRLVDSSEIQPIGNCEKNGGMLQPPLGFRLNASSWPMFLLKTLNGAEMAPPRIFHKQEPPAPEQNSFQVGMKLEAVDRKNPHFICPATVGALRGVEVLVTFDGWRGAFDYYCRYDSRDIFPVGWCTLTGDNLQPPGTKAVPPKSIGPLTDGAVENQAMHTPSIVDKPPSQRGRKPGRRKTKGPWNQKTSAVLGPPSIQTTKSLEPIKIPKKRGPKPGRKLSWVKRAAWLQDAMAGPGRPTAGPGRPRGRLPANWTQRISIQQAQASPVKIPKKRGPKPGSKRKPRLVPNAVPTSPTSSTPEPDTSTVPLDNATIPNSALQAPTVCVYLNKYGKVGPHLDQWRIQKLPDHFGPGRASSVLQQCVQACVDSAHDQATVFSCLKPGQGGEVISAFFNQQQHTLTLPTVSSVTYVLRFLEKLCHNLHCDALFGSQPVAKGSLHYDGRTYAAGKRSLADNLTTGPGRGTKRFLQNSYNSPLPSKLAKSSRPSTDGEFVESSMVAAEHLKSPVGQKSGVRHANSSGTHTHTYLNNVQRDDFGVLSESGSFRESPRPSGQDPNLWSVEEVMQYIRDIDPVLAPHADLFRKHEIDGKALLLLRSDVMMKYMGLKLGPALKLTFHIDKLKRA
- the LOC131105698 gene encoding polycomb protein SCMH1 isoform X6, which gives rise to MKLEAQDPRNTTSTCIATVVGLTGSRLRLRLDGSDNKNDFWRLVDSSEIQPIGNCEKNGGMLQPPLGFRLNASSWPMFLLKTLNGAEMAPPRIFHKQEPPAPEQNSFQVGMKLEAVDRKNPHFICPATVGALRGVEVLVTFDGWRGAFDYYCRYDSRDIFPVGWCTLTGDNLQPPGTKAVPPKSIGPLTDGAVENQAMHTPSIVDKPPSQRGRKPGRRKTKGPWNQKTSAVLGPPSIQTTKSLEPIKIPKKRGPKPGRKLSWVKRAAWLQDAMAGPGRPTAGPGRPRGRLPANWTQRISIQQAQASPVKIPKKRGPKPGSKRKPRLVPNAVPTSPTSSTPEPDTSTVPLDNATIPNSALQAPTVCVYLNKYGKVGPHLDQWRIQKLPDHFGPGRASSVLQQCVQACVDSAHDQATVFSCLKPGQGGEVISAFFNQQQHTLTLPTVSSVTYVLRFLEKLCHNLHCDALFGSQPVAKGSLHYDGRTYAAGKRSLADNLTTGPGRGTKRFLQNSYNSPLPSKLAKSSRPSTDGEFVESSMVAAEHLKSPVGQKSGVRHANSSGTHTHTYLNNVQRDDFGVLSESGSFRESPRPSGQDPNLWSVEEVMQYIRDIDPVLAPHADLFRKHEIDGKALLLLRSDVMMKYMGLKLGPALKLTFHIDKLKRA
- the LOC131105698 gene encoding polycomb protein SCMH1 isoform X2, with protein sequence MRKPIPQKAIEWKDARRIKHARSGRPVRGPSLYQGHFSWEKYLKETGASAAPSSCFRQSLTPPLNEFKAGMKLEAQDPRNTTSTCIATVVGLTGSRLRLRLDGSDNKNDFWRLVDSSEIQPIGNCEKNGGMLQPPLGFRLNASSWPMFLLKTLNGAEMAPPRIFHKEPPAPEQNSFQVGMKLEAVDRKNPHFICPATVGALRGVEVLVTFDGWRGAFDYYCRYDSRDIFPVGWCTLTGDNLQPPGTKAVPPKSIGPLTDGAVENQAMHTPSIVDKPPSQRGRKPGRRKTKGPWNQKTSAVLGPPSIQTTKSLEPIKIPKKRGPKPGRKLSWVKRAAWLQDAMAGPGRPTAGPGRPRGRLPANWTQRISIQQAQASPVKIPKKRGPKPGSKRKPRLVPNAVPTSPTSSTPEPDTSTVPLDNATIPNSALQAPTVCVYLNKYGKVGPHLDQWRIQKLPDHFGPGRASSVLQQCVQACVDSAHDQATVFSCLKPGQGGEVISAFFNQQQHTLTLPTVSSVTYVLRFLEKLCHNLHCDALFGSQPVAKGSLHYDGRTYAAGKRSLADNLTTGPGRGTKRFLQNSYNSPLPSKLAKSSRPSTDGEFVESSMVAAEHLKSPVGQKSGVRHANSSGTHTHTYLNNVQRDDFGVLSESGSFRESPRPSGQDPNLWSVEEVMQYIRDIDPVLAPHADLFRKHEIDGKALLLLRSDVMMKYMGLKLGPALKLTFHIDKLKRA
- the LOC131105698 gene encoding polycomb protein SCMH1 isoform X5, giving the protein MRKPIPQKAIEWKDARRIKHARSGRPVRGPSLYQGHFSWEKYLKETGASAAPSSCFRQSLTPPLNEFKAGMKLEAQDPRNTTSTCIATVVGLTGSRLRLRLDGSDNKNDFWRLVDSSEIQPIGNCEKNGGMLQPPLGFRLNASSWPMFLLKTLNGAEMAPPRIFHKQEPPAPEQNSFQVGMKLEAVDRKNPHFICPATVGALRGVEVLVTFDGWRGAFDYYCRYDSRDIFPVGWCTLTGDNLQPPGTKAVPPKSIGPLTDGAVENQAMHTPSIVDKPPSQRGRKPGRRKTKGPWNQKTSAVLGPPSIQTTKSLEPIKIPKKRGPKPGRKLSWVKRAAWLQDAMAGPGRPTAGPGRPRGRLPANWTQRISIQQAQASPVKIPKKRGPKPGSKRKPRLVPNAVPTSPTSSTPEPDTSTVPLDNATIPNSALQAPTVCVYLNKYGKVGPHLDQWRIQKLPDHFGPGRASSVLQQCVQACVDSAHDQATVFSCLKPGQGGEVISAFFNQQQHTLTLPTVSSVTYVLRFLEKLCHNLHCDALFGSQPVAKGSLHYDGRTYAAGKRSLADNLTTGPGRGTKRFLQNSYNSPLPSKLAKSSRPSTDESGSFRESPRPSGQDPNLWSVEEVMQYIRDIDPVLAPHADLFRKHEIDGKALLLLRSDVMMKYMGLKLGPALKLTFHIDKLKRA
- the LOC131105698 gene encoding polycomb protein SCMH1 isoform X4, with product MRKPIPQKAIEWKDARRIKHARSGRPVRGPSLYQGHFSWEKYLKETGASAAPSSCFRQSLTPPLNEFKAGMKLEAQDPRNTTSTCIATVVGLTGSRLRLRLDGSDNKNDFWRLVDSSEIQPIGNCEKNGGMLQPPLGFRLNASSWPMFLLKTLNGAEMAPPRIFHKQEPPAPEQNSFQVGMKLEAVDRKNPHFICPATVGALRGVEVLVTFDGWRGAFDYYCRYDSRDIFPVGWCTLTGDNLQPPGTKAVPPKSIGPLTDGAVENQAMHTPSIVDKPPSQRGRKPGRRKTKGPWNQKTSAVLGPPSIQTTKSLEPIKIPKKRGPKPGRKLSWVKRAAWLQDAMAGPGRPTAGPGRPRGRLPANWTQRISIQQAQASPVKIPKKRGPKPGSKRKPRLVPNAVPTSPTSSTPEPDTSTVPLDNATIPNSALQAPTVCVYLNKYGKVGPHLDQWRIQKLPDHFGPGRASSVLQQCVQACVDSAHDQATVFSCLKPGQGGEVISAFFNQQQHTLTLPTVSSVTYVLRFLEKLCHNLHCDALFGSQPVAKGSLHYDGRTYAAGKRSLADNLTTGPGRGTKRFLQNSYNSPLPSKLAKSSRPSTDGEFVESSMVAAEHLKSPVGQKSGVRHANSSESGSFRESPRPSGQDPNLWSVEEVMQYIRDIDPVLAPHADLFRKHEIDGKALLLLRSDVMMKYMGLKLGPALKLTFHIDKLKRA
- the LOC131105698 gene encoding polycomb protein SCMH1 isoform X3 — translated: MRKPIPQKAIEWKDARRIKHARSGRPVRGPSLYQGHFSWEKYLKETGASAAPSSCFRQSLTPPLNEFKAGMKLEAQDPRNTTSTCIATVVGLTGSRLRLRLDGSDNKNDFWRLVDSSEIQPIGNCEKNGGMLQPPLGFRLNASSWPMFLLKTLNGAEMAPPRIFHKQEPPAPEQNSFQVGMKLEAVDRKNPHFICPATVGALRGVEVLVTFDGWRGAFDYYCRYDSRDIFPVGWCTLTGDNLQPPGTKVPPKSIGPLTDGAVENQAMHTPSIVDKPPSQRGRKPGRRKTKGPWNQKTSAVLGPPSIQTTKSLEPIKIPKKRGPKPGRKLSWVKRAAWLQDAMAGPGRPTAGPGRPRGRLPANWTQRISIQQAQASPVKIPKKRGPKPGSKRKPRLVPNAVPTSPTSSTPEPDTSTVPLDNATIPNSALQAPTVCVYLNKYGKVGPHLDQWRIQKLPDHFGPGRASSVLQQCVQACVDSAHDQATVFSCLKPGQGGEVISAFFNQQQHTLTLPTVSSVTYVLRFLEKLCHNLHCDALFGSQPVAKGSLHYDGRTYAAGKRSLADNLTTGPGRGTKRFLQNSYNSPLPSKLAKSSRPSTDGEFVESSMVAAEHLKSPVGQKSGVRHANSSGTHTHTYLNNVQRDDFGVLSESGSFRESPRPSGQDPNLWSVEEVMQYIRDIDPVLAPHADLFRKHEIDGKALLLLRSDVMMKYMGLKLGPALKLTFHIDKLKRA